Genomic window (Chloroflexota bacterium):
CCCGAACGAGGCGTCTCCCAGGCGGATCGGTGCGCCCAAAAAGCTCTTCATCTTGGGGTGGTTTGCCGGGAAGCCGACCGACTGCGGATGCTTCGTGAGATTGTTCAACCGCAAGGGCTTGGGTTCCCGCTGCAAGAGGCCCAGGATGCCCTTGCCTACAGGCAGATGCCCGATGTGTCGTCGCATCTCATCGCTGATGCCGTGGGTGATGAACTGCGTGATGCGCCCGGCTTCGTCAAAGATGCCGAGCGCCCCGTACTTCGCGCCGGTGAGCTGGCAGGCGTCTGAAATGACGGACTGGAGGACCTGCTGCACGTCCAGCGTCTCGCCCATATGCCTGGCGAGCCGGCTCAGCAAGTCTGTCTGGCTATCCTGCGGCTCGGCCGCTCGGACCGCTCGCATGCCCGCCTTTTTCCCTATGCGCTTTCTTGTACGTGGCATCTTTTTCCCCTGGTCGGGACGTCCGGCGCGCCGATTCTAGCACGGCCCTTCGTTCCGGAGCTTGGCGGCTTTGCAAGAATTGCGTAAGAGCGCCTCAAGACGTGCTGTGCCCCGGCTTTATTGGAGCCTGTCTGCTTTCTGCACAACCTCTCTCCCTCGGCGGGAGAGAATGGAAGGGAGGGGGAATCTGAACTTCTATCTCAATGCCTCGGCGGCGTGAAGGTGATCACCTGGCTCATGTAGGCTAGCTGGATGGCATTCTCCAGCACCGCCTGCCTGGGGTCCGGGACGTGCAGCACCCGGCGCAGGCGTATCGAGCGGAAGGTGGAGAGGTAGCCGCACCGCTTCTCATAGTCTACCAGGGTCATCCGGTCGCCGCCTAGCACCAGGTGGTCCAGTCCCGCCCGGTGCGGCTCAACGATGGCCCGAAAGACCTCGCACGCCTTATCGTACAAGGAGCGCGCCTGCCCCTCGCGCCGCCGGGCGAAGCGCCCGGAGGAGCTTCCCCCCGCCCGGTGACGCCCCTTCACGAAGGGCGCGTCTACCTTGGATGCAATCAGCCGCTCGCCCTCAAAGACGCCGATGGCGAATCCCCCCAGGCGCACCAGCGCCAGCGCCGTCCGCCGGGGCTTGTCTAGCAGGCTGTGCATCTGTCCGATGTGCCATCCCTCCTGCTCCTTGTACCGCTCGACGGGGAACGGCGGGATGACCAGCTTGGACTCCGCCTGGCTCCAGAACAGAAAGGCCCCGGTCTCCGACTCTCGGTAGGCCTTGGCAATCTCCTCCGGCAGGGAGACCATCGCGGGCAGCGGATGCCCCGCAGGCAGGCAAAAGGTGCGTCCGCTCATCGTGGCGTCATGCCACCGCCCGGACGTGCGCTTCAGCCGCTCCTTGGAATACGTCTCACTCTCGATGATATGCTCCGCTAGCCCTGCACCGCCGCGCCGCTGGCAAGGAGCGCCGCTGCATCGGACGTGCTGTACCCCAGCTCCGCCAGGACCTCCCTCGTGCTCGCTCCCGGAGGCACGCCGGCGCTCCGGATCTTCCCGGGCGTCGCGCTCAGGCGAGGACCGATGCCCACCTGCCGGTACGTCTGCCCCCGCGGCCCAGGCACATCCACGATCATCTTCCGCGCCTGGAGGTGCGCGTCGTTCGCCATCTCCTCCACCTGATTCACCTTCGCCACCGCCACGTCCTTATCGAACAGGTAGGCGAACCACTCGTCCCGGGTGCGCGTGAGGAAGATGCGCGTGAGCTCGGCGCGGATATGCGACCCCTCTTCCGGCTTATCGCCCGGGGGGCGCGCGGCGATGAACTCCTCTTTTCCCAGGGCCCTGCAAAGGTTCTCCCAGAACTTCACTTCCAGGCAGCCCACGGAGAGATACTTCCCGTCCTTGCAGATGAACGTATCGTAATCGGGAAAACCGCCGTTCAGCCGCATCCTGCCCGGGCGGATCTGCGTCCCGTGGCTGAAGTGGTCGTAGGCGGGCTGCGCCATCAGGTAGGCGCTGTTGTCCGTCAGCGAGATGTCTATCTGCTGGCCTTCGCCCGTCTTCTGCCGCGCCCACAGCGCCGAGAGGATGGCGACCGCGGAGAAGAGCCCGCCCCCGGCAAAATCGGCGATGATGTTGTACGGCGCCACGGGCTTGCCCTCCGGCCCCCCGATCACGCTGAGCGCCCCGGCGATGGCCAGGTAATTGATATCATGCCCCGGCAGCATCTTGTAGGGCCCGTCCTGGCCGAAGCCCGTGAGCGAGCAGTAGATGATGCCCTTGTTGTGCTTCCTCAGCGTCGCGTAGTCCACGCCCAGCCGCGCTGTCACCCCGGGGCGGAAGCCTTCCATGAAGACATCGGCCTGCTTCGCCATCCGGTGGACCACCTCTTGCGCCGATGGCTGCTTGAGGTTCAGCACGATGCTCCGCTTGTTGCGGCGGAAGGGGTCGAAGGCCGCCTCGCGCACCGGGTCCTTGTTCGGGTCGAAGGGGCCTGTGTTGCGCGTCTCAGGCGGCGCTTCGATGAGCGTTACATCGGCCCCCAGGTCGGAGAGGACCATGGAGCAGAAGGGCCCGGGCGCCAGGCCCGAAAGGTCAATGATGCGGACGCCTTCCAGCGGTTGCATCAGATCGTCATCCCGGTAGGGGCCGTGGTTCCCGTTCCCCAGGGCTCTGTCCCTTGCATCGGAGAGCGCGGCCCGCTTATTTGAGCCCCACGATGTCCAGGGGCGGTGTCTTCTCGATCAGGCCGCGCTCCTTCGCCTTGGCGAAGAGCGTCTCCAGGGCGCGCTTCCCCTCTTGCCCCATCTGCTCGGTATCCTCGTTCACATACATGCGCACGAACTTTCGGATCGTCTCTCGGTCTACGCCGCGCCCGTATTGCATCGAATAGTCCAGTGCCCCGTCCTCGTCCTTGCGCGTCAGCATGATGCTCTCGTACAGCATCGTGTAGATGAACTGGATCGCCTGCTCCCCCAGGTC
Coding sequences:
- a CDS encoding CoA transferase; the protein is MQPLEGVRIIDLSGLAPGPFCSMVLSDLGADVTLIEAPPETRNTGPFDPNKDPVREAAFDPFRRNKRSIVLNLKQPSAQEVVHRMAKQADVFMEGFRPGVTARLGVDYATLRKHNKGIIYCSLTGFGQDGPYKMLPGHDINYLAIAGALSVIGGPEGKPVAPYNIIADFAGGGLFSAVAILSALWARQKTGEGQQIDISLTDNSAYLMAQPAYDHFSHGTQIRPGRMRLNGGFPDYDTFICKDGKYLSVGCLEVKFWENLCRALGKEEFIAARPPGDKPEEGSHIRAELTRIFLTRTRDEWFAYLFDKDVAVAKVNQVEEMANDAHLQARKMIVDVPGPRGQTYRQVGIGPRLSATPGKIRSAGVPPGASTREVLAELGYSTSDAAALLASGAAVQG